GTGCTCGGCGCCGCGGGCCCCCTCCCCTTCACGATCAACGCCGAGGACGGCGTGAACGAGGAGCGCCGCCTGGAGTACCGCTTCCTGGACCTGCGCCGCGAGCGCATGCACCGCAACATCATGCTGCGCAGCGCCGTGATCGCCTCGATCCGCTCGAAGATGGTCGCCCTCGGCTTCAACGAGATGGCGACGCCGATCCTCACCGCGACCTCCCCCGAGGGCGCCCGTGACTTCGTCGTCCCGTCCCGCCTGAACCCCGGCAAGTTCTACGCGCTCCCGCAGGCCCCGCAGCAGTTCAAGCAGCTGCTGATGATCTCGGGCTTCGACCGCTACTTCCAGATCGCGCCGTGCTTCCGCGACGAGGACGCCCGCGCGGACCGCTCGCCCGGCGAGTTCTACCAGCTCGACGTCGAGATGAGCTTCGTGGAGCAGGAAGACGTCTTCCAGCCCATCGAGAAGCTGATGACGGAGCTCTTCACGGAGTTCGGCGGCGGCCGTGAGGTGACGTCTCCCTTCCCGCGCATCCCGTTCCGCGAGTCGATGCTGAAGTACGGCAACGACAAGCCGGACCTGCGCGCCAAGCTCGAACTGACCGACATCACGGACATCTTCGAGGGCTCCGAGTTCAAGGCGTTCGCGGGCAAGCACGTGCGCGCGCTGCCGGTGCCGGACACGGCGTCGCAGTCCCGCAAGTTCTTCGACGGCCTGGGTGACTACGCGGTCGAGCAGGGCGCGAAGGGCCTGGCCTGGGTGCGGGTCGCCGAGGACGGTTCGCTGACGGGCCCGATCGCCAAGTTCCTCACGGAGGCGAACGTCGAGGAGCTGACCAAGCGCCTCTCGCTGGCCCCGGGGCACGCCGTCTTCTTCGGCGCGGGCGAGTTCGACGAGGTCTCGAAGATCATGAGCGCGGTCCGCGTCGAGGCCGCGAAGCGTGCGGGCCACTTCGAGGAGGGCGTGTTCCGCTTCTGCTGGATCGTCGACTTCCCGATGTACGAGAAGGACGAGGACACCGGCAAGGTCGACTTCTCCCACAACCCCTTCTCGATGCCGCAGGGCGGCATGAAGGACCTGGAGGAGAAGGACCCGCTCGACATCCTCGCCTGGCAGTACGACATCGTCTGCAACGGCATCGAGCTCTCCTCCGGCGCGATCCGGAACCACGAGCCCGAGGTCATGCTGAAGGCGTTCGAGATCGCGGGCTATGACGCGGAGACCGTCGAGCACGAGTTCGCGGGCATGCTGCGCGCGTTCCGCCTCGGTGCGCCGCCGCACGGTGGCATCGCGCCCGGCGTCGACCGCATCGTGATGCTCCTCGCCGACGAGCCGAACATCCGCGAGACGATCTCGTTCCCGCTGAACGGCAACGCGCAGGACCTGATGATGGGGGCGCCGACCGAGCTGGACGAGTCGCGTCTGCGGGAGCTGAACATCTCCCTGCGGAAGCCCGCGGCGCAGTAGCGGTCTTCCCTGCGACGGGGTGACGTCGCATTGAAGGCCCCGGAACCGTTGGTTCCGGGGCCTTTTGTATTCGTTTTCGGCTGTGGGGCCGTCAGGTCAAACCGCCGGGGTCGGGGAAGAGTTCGCTTCCGCCTCGGCCCATTCCGTCACGAGCCGTTCGTATACGAGGCGTTCGTCCGGTCGGAGGCGTCCGCCCGCGCGCAACCACAGCGCACGGATTTCCTCATTGACCTCGTCGGCGGTGCGTCGCCGGTCGGGGGAGGGAGTCGTGGCCATGTCGTGAAGCTTACGTACACAGGTGTGAAGGCGGCGTCAATTCAAGCCTCCCCTGCGCATGACTTAGCTCACCGTGATGCGTATCTCCCGTTTCGAGTGGGCAGTCGAACCGAGCGTGGTTCAAGGGGCAGTCGAGGCCAGCCGCGCCTGGAGCCCGTCGAGCACGCGCTGAAGCCCGTAGTCGAAAGTCTCCTCGCGCACCTGCTCAGGGTCGTCCGTACGCGAGTCCGACCCTCCGTCGCCCCCCAGCCTCTCCGCGAACTCCCGTTCCGTCACGCCGCTTCGGGCGATCAGTGAAAGGTACGCGGCCTCGCTGGTCGCCATGCCGATCACGTAGGAGATGACGGTGCTGAGGGCCAGTTCGGTTTCGGCCTCGGGGAATCCCGCCGTCCGGTAGACCGCGGCCATCCGCTCCGACATCTTCGTCACGTTCGGGCCGAGGTGGACGAGGCCGACCTGGCCGAGCACCGAGGCGACCCAAGGGTGGCTCAGAATCATCGTTCGCAGGCTGCGGGCGCTGCCCGAGGCCGCGTCCCGCCACTCGGCGGGGCCGGTCGCGGCGGGCACCGAGAGCTCTCCGTAGACCTCGTCGACCACCAGCTCGATCAGCTCGTCCTTGTTGGCCACGTGCCGGTAGAGCGAGGTCGCGCCCGCGTCGAGCCGGGTGCCGAGCTTGCGCATGCTGAGCGCTTCGAGCCCGTCGGCGTCGAGGAGCCGCACCGCCTCCGCCACGATCTGCTCCCGGCTCAGCTGCTCGCGCTGCCGGCGCGGACGGGTCCAGACGGAGGCGATCTCGGGCTTCTGCTCGGCGGACATGGGGGCTCCTGGGGTGAGGGCTGCTGTCGGCTCCCACGGTAGCGCACGGCGTACGCGCATTGCGTACAGCCGACGCTCATGCGTACAGTGTTCGCAACGAAGGAACGCTGTACGCAACGCTCAACGCGACACCACGTGGAGGACGCCATGTCGAAGAACCGGTTCGAACTCGCCCGCTGGCAGGCCAGGTTCGACGAGCTGCGCGCCGCCCATCACGTGCCGGGCGCCGCGCTCGCCGTCCTCGTCGACGGCGAGATCCACGAACTGGCGAGCGGCGTGCTGCACCGCGGGACCGGAGTGGAGGTGACCACGGACTCGGTGTTCCAGTCCGGTTCGATCGCCAAGGTCTACACGGCGACGCTGATCATGCGTCTGGCCGAAGCCGGTGAACTGGATCTGGACGCACCCGTGAAGGAGGTGCTCCCCGAGTTCGAAGCCGCCGACCCCGAAGCGACCCACTCCATCACCACGCGCCAACTCCTCTCCCACACGAGCGGGTTGACGTGCGACTTCACCTACGACGCGGGCCGCGGCGACGACTGCCTCGCCCGGTACGTCGAGGCTGCCAAGGGAGTAGCGATGGACTGCCGTCCCGGCACCGCCGTCTCCTACAGCAGCCTCGGCTACAACGTCCTCGGCCGGATCATCGAGGTGCTGACGGGCCAGACCTGGGACCAGGCCCTCAAGGACCGCCTCTTCACCCCCCTCGGCCTGGAGCGTTCCATGACGCTGCCCGAGGAGGCGCTGTCGTACCGCGTCGCGATGAGCCACCTCGGGGAGCCGGGCCGCTACCCGGACCCGGCCCCCGCCTGGGACCTGATGCCGCGCTCGGCGGGCCCGTACGGCAGGGTCCTGGTCTCCGCCGGTGACGTCGCCCGCCTGGCCCGCCTGCACCTCGACGGCGGCACGGCCCCCGACGGCACGCCGCTGCTCACGGCCGCGACCGTCGAGGAGATGCAGCGCCGCGTCGCCGACGTGCCGGACAAGTGGACGGTCAGCGCCGACGGTTGGGGCCTCGGCTGGACCCTCTACGACTGGGACGGCATCGCGGGCTACGGCCACGACGGCGCCTCCATCGGCCAGTACGGCTACCTGCGCGTGGTCCCCCGGGCGGGCGTCGTCGTGGCGCTCCTCACCAACGGCGGCGGCGCGCGGGAGCTGTACGCCGCGCTCTTCCGCGAGTTGCTCGGCGAGCTGGCGGGCGTGCGGATGCCGGACGCGTTCGAACCGCCCGCGCAGGCGCCGGAGGTGGACTTCTCCCGGTACTTCGGTACGTACAAGCGGGCGGGTGTCGTCATCACCGTCACCGAGCGCGACGGCGCGCCCCACCTGGTCTACGAGTTCGTGGACGGCATGAAGGACTTCTCGCCGCCGCTGGAGGTGGACCTGTACGCCGTGACGGAGTCCGCCTTCGCCGGTACAGGCGCGGGGCCGTCCTTCAGCGAGGGCTACATGCCCGTGGTGTTCTCGACGCTGAGCGACGGCACGGAGAGCTGCTGCATCGGGATGCGGGTGGCGCCGAAGGTGGCGTGACCCGATCGACGTGCTTCTCAGGCGGCGGGGTTGCGCATGAGCTCCACGGCGCGCGAGAAGCTGTCCGCGCCGTGGCCCGCCTCCACCACTCTCCGGAAGACGTCGTGCACCGCCCGCGGGAACGCCGTGTC
The sequence above is a segment of the Streptomyces sp. Je 1-369 genome. Coding sequences within it:
- the aspS gene encoding aspartate--tRNA ligase is translated as MHRYRSHTCGELRASDVGTDVRLSGWLHNRRDLGGILFIDLRDHYGITQLVARPGTKAAEVLDKLSKETVVRVDGKVVSRGTDNVNPELPTGEVEIEASEVEVLGAAGPLPFTINAEDGVNEERRLEYRFLDLRRERMHRNIMLRSAVIASIRSKMVALGFNEMATPILTATSPEGARDFVVPSRLNPGKFYALPQAPQQFKQLLMISGFDRYFQIAPCFRDEDARADRSPGEFYQLDVEMSFVEQEDVFQPIEKLMTELFTEFGGGREVTSPFPRIPFRESMLKYGNDKPDLRAKLELTDITDIFEGSEFKAFAGKHVRALPVPDTASQSRKFFDGLGDYAVEQGAKGLAWVRVAEDGSLTGPIAKFLTEANVEELTKRLSLAPGHAVFFGAGEFDEVSKIMSAVRVEAAKRAGHFEEGVFRFCWIVDFPMYEKDEDTGKVDFSHNPFSMPQGGMKDLEEKDPLDILAWQYDIVCNGIELSSGAIRNHEPEVMLKAFEIAGYDAETVEHEFAGMLRAFRLGAPPHGGIAPGVDRIVMLLADEPNIRETISFPLNGNAQDLMMGAPTELDESRLRELNISLRKPAAQ
- a CDS encoding TetR/AcrR family transcriptional regulator; this encodes MSAEQKPEIASVWTRPRRQREQLSREQIVAEAVRLLDADGLEALSMRKLGTRLDAGATSLYRHVANKDELIELVVDEVYGELSVPAATGPAEWRDAASGSARSLRTMILSHPWVASVLGQVGLVHLGPNVTKMSERMAAVYRTAGFPEAETELALSTVISYVIGMATSEAAYLSLIARSGVTEREFAERLGGDGGSDSRTDDPEQVREETFDYGLQRVLDGLQARLASTAP
- a CDS encoding serine hydrolase domain-containing protein — its product is MSKNRFELARWQARFDELRAAHHVPGAALAVLVDGEIHELASGVLHRGTGVEVTTDSVFQSGSIAKVYTATLIMRLAEAGELDLDAPVKEVLPEFEAADPEATHSITTRQLLSHTSGLTCDFTYDAGRGDDCLARYVEAAKGVAMDCRPGTAVSYSSLGYNVLGRIIEVLTGQTWDQALKDRLFTPLGLERSMTLPEEALSYRVAMSHLGEPGRYPDPAPAWDLMPRSAGPYGRVLVSAGDVARLARLHLDGGTAPDGTPLLTAATVEEMQRRVADVPDKWTVSADGWGLGWTLYDWDGIAGYGHDGASIGQYGYLRVVPRAGVVVALLTNGGGARELYAALFRELLGELAGVRMPDAFEPPAQAPEVDFSRYFGTYKRAGVVITVTERDGAPHLVYEFVDGMKDFSPPLEVDLYAVTESAFAGTGAGPSFSEGYMPVVFSTLSDGTESCCIGMRVAPKVA